In Calonectris borealis chromosome 22, bCalBor7.hap1.2, whole genome shotgun sequence, one genomic interval encodes:
- the LOC142091735 gene encoding olfactory receptor 6X1-like: MENQTFVTEFILLGFPSLQRVHVLLFVGVLVIYILTVTGNVIIITTVVNDNTLHKPMYFFLGNLSFLGIIYISATAPKFLACLVEVKKSISIAGCKAQAFSLFFLGTTELFLLTAMSFDRYIAICNPLHYTTIMSGKLCAQLSFGSWMGGLMTVFVQTILVFRLPFCGPNIINHFYCDVGPMLKLACTDTRHIEWLIFVGAILLLFSTSFLTVISYFAIILTILRIPSTSGRRKAFSTCIAHLTVVIMLYGAVIFIYVRPRGHASLSMNKVVSLLNTLVTPMLNPFIYTLRNKEVKTALKKSLTRNKIFEVKE, from the coding sequence atggaaaaccagacttttgtgactgaatttattcttctCGGTTTCCCCAGCCTTCAAAGGGttcatgttttgctgtttgtgggAGTCTTGGTCATCTACATTTTGACTGTCACTGGGAatgtcatcatcatcaccacagtGGTGAATGACAACACTCTCCACaaacccatgtatttcttccttggaaaTCTGTCATTTCTGGGAATCATCTATATCTCGGCCACTGCACCCAAGTTTTTGGCCTGTCTTGTGGAGGTCAAGAAGTCTATCAGCATAGCTGGGTGCAAAGCCCAAgccttctccctctttttccttggTACTACTGAGCTTTTCCTCCTCACAGCCATGTCCTTTGACCGATACATAGCAATATGCAACCCTCTCCACTACACCACCATCATGAGTGGAaaactgtgtgctcagctctcgTTTGGCTCTTGGATGGGTGGCCTTATGACTGTCTTTGTGCAAACTATTCTGGTGTTCAGACTGCCATTCTGTGGCCCCAATATCATCAATCACTTCTACTGTGACGTTGGGCCAATGCTGAAGCTGGCTTGCACTGACACCCGCCATATTGAATGGCTCATTTTTGTTGGTGCTATATTGCTTCTGTTTAGCACTTCCTTCTTGACTGTCATCTCCTACTTCGCCATCATTTTGACCATATTGAGGATCCCATCTACTTCTGGGAGACGGAAAGCTTTCTCCACCTGCATTGCTCATCTGACTGTAGTCATCATGCTTTATGGGGCGGTCATATTCATTTACGTCAGGCCAAGAGGACATGCCTCACTAAGTATGAACAAAGTGGTGTCCCTTCTGAACACCCTTGTTACGCCAATGCTGAAccctttcatttatactttgaggaacaaagaggtaaagactgccttgaaaaaatcactgactagaaataaaatatttgaggttAAAGAATGA